A single window of Methylacidimicrobium sp. AP8 DNA harbors:
- a CDS encoding DnaJ C-terminal domain-containing protein → MEFRDYYKILGVPRSASADEIRSAFRKLARQYHPDVAKDKKQAEAKFREINEAYEVLGDPEKRKRYDQLGTAWQEGQEFRPPPQWRTDRWAETPEEFAFHVGGTGFSDFFEAFFSDGGGLGSLFGRRRTSGMGAPRTGADVEADLAITLEEALQGTTKEITVRRQEPGLPGYRTQTYQVSIPAGVREGQRIRLAGQGQPGPPGGRPGDLFLRIRYARHPYFRVEGSDLFYDLELPPWSAALGTQVEIPTLTGKVRLRIPPGSSSGQKFRLAGLGMPREQGGRGDLYVTLTIRMPKASTAEEKELWERLARASRPEANKGR, encoded by the coding sequence ATGGAGTTTCGCGATTATTACAAGATCCTGGGCGTGCCGCGGAGCGCTTCGGCCGACGAAATCCGTTCCGCGTTTCGCAAGCTGGCCCGTCAATACCACCCGGATGTGGCCAAGGATAAGAAGCAAGCCGAGGCCAAATTCCGGGAGATCAACGAAGCCTACGAGGTTCTGGGCGACCCCGAGAAGAGGAAACGCTACGACCAGCTCGGCACCGCATGGCAGGAGGGTCAGGAATTCCGACCGCCGCCGCAATGGAGGACCGATCGCTGGGCCGAAACCCCCGAAGAGTTCGCGTTCCACGTCGGAGGGACGGGCTTCAGCGACTTCTTCGAAGCCTTCTTTTCGGACGGAGGCGGCCTGGGCTCTCTCTTCGGACGCCGCCGCACCTCGGGCATGGGCGCCCCGCGCACGGGCGCCGACGTCGAAGCCGATTTGGCCATCACGCTCGAGGAGGCGTTGCAAGGCACAACCAAGGAGATCACTGTCCGGCGGCAGGAGCCGGGCCTGCCGGGCTACCGGACGCAGACCTACCAGGTATCGATTCCGGCCGGAGTCCGCGAGGGACAGCGGATTCGGCTGGCCGGCCAGGGGCAACCGGGTCCTCCCGGCGGGCGCCCGGGCGACCTTTTCCTCCGGATCCGGTACGCCCGCCATCCCTATTTCCGCGTCGAGGGGAGCGACCTTTTCTACGATCTCGAGCTACCTCCCTGGTCGGCCGCCCTCGGCACGCAGGTCGAAATTCCGACGCTGACGGGCAAGGTTCGGCTGCGGATCCCCCCTGGATCGAGCTCGGGGCAAAAGTTCCGATTGGCCGGGCTCGGCATGCCGCGAGAGCAGGGTGGCCGGGGAGATCTCTACGTGACGCTGACGATCCGCATGCCGAAAGCGTCCACGGCCGAAGAGAAGGAACTTTGGGAAAGGCTGGCTCGGGCCTCTCGCCCGGAGGCGAACAAGGGCCGCTAA
- a CDS encoding DNA-3-methyladenine glycosylase, whose translation MRPIEKTSAAPGWRDLGTISRSEIDCERSLSCGQTFSWGRLRDGSWIGVVGSAAYRITPVGGGYAIAGLRGSRRALLDYLSLSLDWGAVVRSLPADPAMAAARDAGEGIRIFAQDPWETLASFLCSPVKPIPEIRRIAWALRAEWGSPIAGSPLRTFPSPEALASAPREKLLACRLGFRAGPLQATARLLAKDPGFFARLRTRPTSEARARLCELPGVGRKIADCVLLFGLGRHESFPIDVWMERLLRKLYFGGRRRVPAREIAEFASAHFGPWAGYAQQLLYFWYRRASGRNPARELDLRPEEEARLGL comes from the coding sequence TTGCGCCCAATCGAGAAAACATCGGCGGCTCCCGGCTGGAGGGACCTCGGGACGATCTCCCGCTCCGAGATCGATTGCGAGCGCTCCCTGTCCTGCGGGCAGACGTTTTCCTGGGGCCGGTTGCGCGACGGCTCGTGGATCGGGGTGGTCGGCTCCGCCGCCTATCGCATCACTCCCGTAGGCGGGGGCTACGCGATCGCAGGCCTCCGCGGCAGCCGGCGGGCCCTCCTCGACTATCTCTCGCTCTCCCTCGACTGGGGCGCGGTCGTCCGCAGCCTTCCCGCCGACCCGGCGATGGCCGCCGCCCGGGACGCGGGCGAGGGGATCCGCATCTTCGCCCAGGATCCCTGGGAAACGCTGGCGAGCTTTCTCTGCTCGCCGGTCAAGCCGATCCCGGAGATCCGCCGGATCGCCTGGGCGCTCCGGGCGGAGTGGGGGAGCCCTATAGCCGGTAGCCCGCTTCGGACCTTCCCGTCGCCCGAAGCGCTCGCTTCCGCCCCGCGGGAAAAGCTTCTGGCCTGCCGCCTGGGCTTCCGCGCCGGACCGCTCCAGGCGACCGCCCGGCTTCTCGCCAAAGACCCGGGCTTCTTCGCTCGCCTCCGGACCCGGCCGACCTCCGAAGCCCGCGCCCGTCTCTGCGAGCTTCCCGGCGTGGGGCGGAAGATCGCCGACTGCGTTCTCCTCTTCGGCCTCGGCAGGCACGAGTCGTTTCCGATCGACGTCTGGATGGAGAGGCTTCTCCGGAAGCTCTACTTCGGCGGCCGGAGGCGGGTTCCGGCCCGCGAGATCGCCGAATTCGCCTCCGCGCATTTCGGCCCGTGGGCGGGCTACGCGCAGCAGCTTCTCTATTTCTGGTATCGGCGGGCGTCGGGCCGAAACCCCGCGCGCGAGCTCGATCTGCGTCCCGAAGAAGAGGCGCGGCTCGGCCTTTAG
- a CDS encoding MotA/TolQ/ExbB proton channel family protein — protein MNHLLFAMHTVLLFSAAASPAQPPALTVWGLLQSGGWVMLPLLLASVIALWLIFYCLASIRQGVVWSRDLERRLEAVFRRGDLVLLGELVRKRNEGVARVLREAIGIYQRHPAADAEAVRSVAQVVGSGIAAGLNQRILYLLDVGVIAPMLGLFGTVVGILRSFGSIAADPSPMRTMLLAGGVSQALIATAVGLIVGICSMMFYSFFRGRLQGLLTVFEERSAIWIQELILLQSSRGVEGGAKEPESGVVESA, from the coding sequence ATGAACCACCTCCTATTCGCCATGCACACGGTCCTTCTCTTCTCCGCGGCGGCCTCTCCTGCGCAGCCGCCCGCGTTGACGGTCTGGGGGCTGCTCCAGTCTGGCGGATGGGTGATGCTCCCGCTGCTGCTCGCTTCGGTCATCGCCCTCTGGCTCATCTTCTACTGCCTGGCTTCGATCCGGCAGGGCGTCGTCTGGAGCCGGGATCTGGAACGCAGGCTCGAGGCCGTCTTCCGCCGCGGGGACCTCGTCCTTCTCGGCGAGCTGGTCCGGAAGAGAAATGAAGGGGTCGCCCGCGTCCTGCGGGAGGCGATCGGAATCTATCAGCGCCATCCCGCCGCGGACGCAGAGGCCGTACGTTCCGTGGCCCAAGTGGTCGGCAGCGGGATCGCCGCCGGGCTCAACCAGAGGATCCTCTATCTATTGGACGTCGGGGTCATCGCGCCGATGCTCGGGCTTTTCGGCACGGTGGTGGGAATTCTGCGTTCCTTCGGCTCGATTGCGGCCGATCCCTCCCCGATGCGGACGATGTTGCTGGCCGGGGGGGTCTCGCAAGCTCTGATCGCCACGGCGGTCGGCCTCATCGTCGGCATCTGCTCGATGATGTTCTATTCGTTCTTCCGCGGGCGGCTGCAAGGGTTGCTGACGGTATTCGAGGAGCGATCGGCGATCTGGATCCAGGAGTTGATCCTCCTTCAGAGCTCCCGGGGCGTCGAGGGCGGGGCGAAGGAGCCCGAAAGCGGAGTCGTCGAATCGGCATGA
- a CDS encoding tetratricopeptide repeat protein, producing the protein MASSGRHPVRTSFGLLGMGRLLAVWGLCLCLFGPSQTARPAAAARNPGEGLELLPQAEAQFEQAVDLYREHQYRAALRLLSEVLPSLPPLKKEEALFDIGECYRLLGRPKDALSVYRTLTENNPKSLYAPAAWFWQGKILMEQEHYGEALPVLQLAIDQGTGETSEAARYLAALCEFHVGNETSGAERLRLLASGSSPYRGEATRLLAIYMEKKRDWAGALRYWRALADQAKDPSQKWQATARAGWAALRGGDAKTAEDLFRRCLAPDVPAQWRNLASEGQFQEALSQKRFEDALTLLQARSASFPVERKIALLLQLGDLSLQGEQPGIAFEAFEQCLSLNPPAAAAAEAAYGRLVAQAALNQKGVLEEANAYLDQFGPSSPYAARVRFIQAQALSARGRFADALPIWEGLVSQKPSGVSRSTALLGLGRAYLECGRWKDAAETLERLGAECPDAPDLLTARMTEGAAWDKAGNVSKALEAWKQALALAPRGSPEREAALGQVALLARQMKQPKEMEQALRAMVEEYPKAKLRPLGCLLLGKAELEEKKYAEAEKHLLEAREGEPAQFFGPATTMLVWVAYSEKNLEKTSRYLGELEEKAPDAAAQIPAALYYWVGVSWAKENRLLLAKNALQKVCSRKDAGRYLASAYWELAEVERKLHEWSDAVACYREFRKLDPGAADNSPVLLGIAEAETGVGDYAEAQKHLEQVLLQEPEGRRNAEARMLLGNLYWAQKNYAEAAKTYSTLSLIYQDNEITPRAMDKAASSFARCGNEEQAADWRRRLKEKYPDFKPDA; encoded by the coding sequence ATGGCTTCGAGTGGTCGGCACCCTGTGAGAACATCCTTCGGATTGCTTGGGATGGGCCGTTTGCTCGCTGTTTGGGGCTTATGCCTCTGCCTGTTCGGGCCAAGCCAGACGGCCCGGCCGGCGGCTGCGGCGCGGAACCCGGGAGAGGGGCTCGAGCTGCTCCCGCAAGCGGAGGCGCAGTTCGAGCAGGCAGTGGACCTCTATCGCGAGCATCAATACCGGGCGGCTTTGCGCCTCCTTTCCGAAGTGTTGCCTTCCCTCCCTCCGCTGAAAAAAGAAGAAGCCCTCTTCGACATCGGCGAGTGCTATCGACTCCTGGGCCGCCCGAAAGACGCCCTCTCCGTCTACCGGACGCTCACGGAGAACAACCCGAAGAGCCTCTATGCTCCGGCCGCCTGGTTCTGGCAGGGCAAGATCCTGATGGAGCAGGAGCACTATGGCGAGGCGCTCCCCGTTCTGCAGCTGGCGATCGACCAGGGGACCGGGGAGACGTCCGAGGCCGCTCGCTACCTTGCCGCCCTCTGCGAGTTTCACGTGGGGAATGAAACATCCGGGGCGGAACGGCTCCGGTTGCTCGCCTCCGGTTCCTCGCCGTATCGCGGGGAGGCGACCCGGCTGCTTGCGATCTACATGGAGAAGAAGCGGGATTGGGCCGGCGCGCTCCGCTACTGGCGGGCCCTGGCGGATCAGGCGAAGGATCCCTCCCAGAAATGGCAGGCGACTGCCCGGGCGGGTTGGGCGGCGCTCCGGGGCGGGGATGCGAAGACCGCGGAAGACCTCTTTCGCCGCTGCCTGGCTCCCGATGTCCCCGCCCAATGGCGAAATCTGGCCTCCGAAGGTCAATTCCAAGAGGCGCTTTCCCAGAAGCGGTTCGAAGACGCCTTGACGCTCCTCCAGGCCCGTTCGGCGAGCTTCCCTGTGGAACGCAAGATCGCGCTGCTTTTGCAGCTAGGCGATCTCTCCCTCCAAGGGGAGCAGCCGGGGATCGCCTTCGAGGCGTTCGAACAGTGCCTCTCGCTCAACCCGCCCGCAGCCGCGGCCGCCGAAGCGGCGTACGGTAGGCTGGTCGCCCAGGCGGCGCTCAACCAGAAGGGAGTTCTCGAGGAGGCAAACGCCTATTTGGATCAGTTCGGCCCGTCCAGCCCGTACGCGGCCCGCGTCCGCTTCATTCAGGCCCAGGCGCTTTCGGCGCGGGGCCGCTTCGCCGACGCGCTCCCGATCTGGGAAGGGCTCGTATCGCAAAAGCCCTCCGGGGTCTCCCGCTCCACAGCGTTGCTGGGCCTGGGACGCGCGTATTTGGAGTGCGGGAGGTGGAAGGATGCGGCCGAAACCTTGGAGCGCCTCGGAGCGGAATGCCCGGATGCCCCCGACCTGTTGACCGCGCGGATGACGGAAGGAGCGGCTTGGGACAAAGCAGGAAACGTCTCCAAGGCGCTCGAAGCCTGGAAGCAGGCGCTTGCCCTTGCGCCCCGCGGCAGCCCCGAGCGGGAAGCTGCGTTGGGCCAGGTGGCGCTGCTCGCCCGGCAGATGAAGCAGCCCAAGGAGATGGAGCAGGCCTTGCGGGCCATGGTCGAGGAGTATCCGAAGGCGAAGCTCCGTCCGCTCGGCTGCCTGCTGCTCGGCAAGGCGGAGCTTGAGGAGAAGAAATACGCCGAGGCGGAAAAGCATCTTTTGGAGGCGAGGGAAGGCGAGCCGGCGCAGTTCTTCGGCCCGGCGACCACGATGCTGGTCTGGGTCGCCTACAGCGAAAAAAATCTGGAAAAAACGAGCCGGTATTTGGGAGAGCTCGAAGAGAAGGCTCCGGATGCCGCCGCTCAGATCCCGGCTGCGCTCTACTACTGGGTCGGGGTCTCCTGGGCCAAGGAGAACCGGTTGCTTCTGGCGAAGAACGCGCTCCAGAAGGTTTGCTCGCGAAAGGACGCGGGCCGCTATCTGGCGTCGGCGTATTGGGAATTGGCCGAAGTCGAACGGAAGCTCCACGAATGGTCCGATGCCGTGGCCTGCTACCGGGAATTCCGAAAGCTCGATCCCGGGGCTGCGGATAACAGCCCGGTTCTTCTGGGAATTGCGGAGGCCGAGACCGGAGTGGGTGACTATGCGGAGGCGCAAAAACACCTGGAGCAGGTGCTCCTGCAAGAACCCGAGGGGCGCAGGAACGCCGAAGCGCGGATGCTGCTCGGAAACCTCTATTGGGCCCAGAAAAACTACGCGGAAGCCGCCAAGACCTACAGCACGCTAAGCCTCATCTACCAGGACAACGAGATCACGCCGCGCGCCATGGACAAAGCCGCGTCGAGCTTCGCCCGCTGCGGAAACGAGGAGCAAGCGGCCGATTGGCGGAGGCGGCTGAAGGAAAAATACCCGGACTTTAAGCCCGATGCCTGA
- a CDS encoding class I SAM-dependent methyltransferase, protein MKDRPTPEGGTPLALLLRELLAREGPMPFDRFMEIALYHPQHGYYAQAPSRRIGKGGDYYTGPSSGPAFGRLFAQTVAEVWSLLGRPEAMEIWEQGAGSGWLACDLFDWLRHQNPELARRIRYTIVEPQVRSRQEQQERVRRAGFADRFRWLQSWGETERITGIFFSNELVDSFPVRRLVRRGAGWTESYVCLDAEGRFRLVERPLSDGNRPADPLARPMLDLPEGWVFEWSPAVGPWLRRVADLLDRGMVFTFDYGLTPEERFSPERAGGTLRAYRRHRREEALLARPGEQDLTAHVDFGMLAQCGCEVGLRNWALIDQHHFFVGILSALAEQSGGGMPEGLSAGGFQTLAHPEFLGRTHRVLVQSKGIEDASALSCLRFAGIGSAALGSCAPARSAATNRACASTLRNESPAC, encoded by the coding sequence ATGAAGGACCGGCCGACTCCCGAAGGCGGGACTCCGCTTGCCCTGCTGCTCCGCGAGCTCCTGGCGCGCGAGGGCCCCATGCCGTTTGACCGCTTCATGGAAATCGCCCTCTATCACCCGCAGCACGGCTATTATGCGCAGGCCCCTTCCCGGCGGATCGGGAAAGGCGGAGACTACTACACCGGTCCAAGCTCCGGGCCCGCCTTCGGCCGGCTCTTTGCCCAGACGGTCGCGGAGGTTTGGTCCTTGCTGGGAAGGCCGGAAGCGATGGAGATCTGGGAGCAGGGGGCGGGCTCGGGTTGGCTCGCCTGCGATCTCTTCGATTGGCTGCGGCACCAAAACCCGGAGCTGGCCCGCCGGATCCGCTATACGATCGTCGAGCCGCAGGTTCGTTCGCGCCAAGAGCAGCAGGAGCGCGTGCGCCGGGCCGGATTCGCGGATCGGTTCCGCTGGCTCCAATCCTGGGGGGAAACCGAAAGAATCACCGGCATCTTCTTTTCCAATGAGCTAGTCGACAGCTTCCCCGTCCGCCGGCTCGTGCGCCGGGGGGCCGGCTGGACGGAAAGCTATGTATGCCTGGATGCGGAGGGGCGCTTCCGCCTTGTGGAGCGGCCCTTGAGCGACGGAAACCGGCCGGCCGACCCGCTCGCGCGGCCGATGCTCGATCTTCCGGAAGGCTGGGTCTTCGAGTGGAGCCCCGCTGTCGGACCTTGGCTGCGGCGAGTGGCCGACCTGCTCGACCGCGGCATGGTCTTCACCTTCGACTATGGCTTGACTCCCGAGGAGCGCTTTTCTCCCGAGAGGGCCGGCGGCACGCTGCGCGCTTACCGGCGCCACCGACGCGAGGAAGCACTCCTCGCCCGTCCCGGCGAGCAGGATCTCACCGCCCACGTCGACTTCGGAATGCTGGCGCAGTGCGGCTGCGAAGTCGGATTGCGCAATTGGGCGCTGATCGATCAGCACCATTTCTTCGTCGGGATTCTTTCCGCCCTGGCCGAACAATCCGGAGGCGGGATGCCCGAAGGGTTGAGCGCCGGAGGATTTCAGACCCTCGCCCATCCGGAGTTTCTCGGAAGGACCCATCGCGTGCTCGTCCAGAGCAAGGGAATCGAGGACGCTTCCGCTCTCTCCTGCCTGCGCTTTGCCGGGATCGGGTCGGCCGCGCTTGGTTCTTGTGCTCCGGCCCGATCGGCGGCTACCAATAGGGCGTGCGCATCAACCCTTCGGAACGAGTCGCCGGCCTGCTGA
- a CDS encoding biopolymer transporter ExbD, translating into MNFRRRVSNEQIGLQLAPMIDVILFLLSFFLLTWNLARYEADLDVRVPKAKHGEVPKRLPGEVVLNITKDGRITLNRRTVSASELEEILHGVIQQYPDQAVVIRADEKTSYEHVVRALDVCRAANVWNIAFATVGPDLAAPPAP; encoded by the coding sequence ATGAACTTCCGGAGGCGCGTATCCAACGAGCAGATCGGGCTCCAATTGGCGCCAATGATCGACGTGATCCTCTTTCTGCTCTCTTTTTTCCTGCTTACTTGGAACTTGGCGCGGTACGAGGCGGATCTCGACGTGCGGGTCCCCAAGGCCAAGCATGGGGAGGTCCCCAAACGGCTTCCCGGCGAGGTGGTGTTGAACATCACCAAGGACGGCAGGATCACCTTGAATCGGAGAACGGTTTCGGCTTCGGAGCTGGAGGAAATCCTTCACGGCGTGATCCAGCAGTATCCGGATCAGGCGGTCGTGATCCGAGCCGACGAGAAGACCAGCTATGAGCACGTCGTCCGTGCCCTGGATGTTTGCCGTGCCGCCAATGTCTGGAATATCGCCTTCGCGACGGTCGGGCCTGACCTTGCGGCTCCGCCGGCCCCGTGA
- a CDS encoding 4-alpha-glucanotransferase yields MRINPSERVAGLLTPVSALRRPGDLGIGDTRAVRDAIDFCAELGIRWLQLLPINETSGDNSPYNAISSIALEPSLLTLEPEEVPGLEREDIPKEWSEEGSSQELIDYPRVKERKRMLLEQAYARFSDRRSPAWKEFQVFCRRHAPWLKGYSLFRALLEQQGGDPRWDRWPAELVHYRSSLAWLRKTRPRQLLRRRAFYSFVQWVGHRQWKAVRSYADSRGVRLMGDIPFGISRYGSDVWTNPPLFDTSWCGGAPPEKFFQSDPFIQKWGQNWGIPLYVWERHEAENFAWWRHRIARTLEIFHGFRIDHVLGFFRIYAFPWKPEENADFLPLTPEEARTRTGGRLPHFIPASDENPEDAARNEARGVWLLSRLLSETGDAAVVAEDLGFVPPYVRPALSKLGLPGFKIPMFERAADQSYLPASSYPHLSVATYATHDHPPIACLYRDLLERWQGPDGHDAWLELQRLMRFLSWNPETPPREFSRDLHLRMLQVLLEAPSWMASILVSDLLGIETRFNQPGADRNWIARLPLSLADCRSRSPFAELLSSIRSLLAASGRLPGRSSG; encoded by the coding sequence GTGCGCATCAACCCTTCGGAACGAGTCGCCGGCCTGCTGACCCCCGTCTCCGCTCTGCGGCGACCGGGGGATCTCGGCATCGGGGACACTCGGGCGGTGCGGGATGCGATCGACTTTTGCGCGGAGCTCGGCATCCGCTGGCTCCAGCTCCTTCCCATCAACGAGACGAGCGGCGATAACAGCCCCTACAACGCGATCAGCTCGATCGCCCTCGAGCCGTCCCTCCTCACCTTGGAGCCCGAAGAGGTGCCCGGCTTGGAACGCGAAGATATCCCGAAGGAGTGGTCGGAAGAGGGATCGAGCCAGGAGCTCATCGACTATCCGCGAGTCAAGGAGCGGAAGCGGATGCTCCTGGAACAAGCCTATGCGCGCTTCTCCGATCGGCGGTCCCCCGCTTGGAAGGAGTTTCAGGTCTTTTGCCGGCGACACGCCCCTTGGCTCAAGGGGTATTCTCTCTTCCGGGCCCTGTTGGAGCAGCAGGGAGGAGATCCGCGCTGGGATCGGTGGCCGGCGGAACTCGTCCACTATCGGAGCAGCCTCGCCTGGCTGCGCAAGACACGGCCGCGCCAGCTTTTACGGAGACGCGCCTTTTATTCCTTCGTCCAGTGGGTCGGCCACCGGCAATGGAAGGCGGTCCGGTCCTACGCGGACAGCCGCGGGGTGCGGCTGATGGGAGACATCCCCTTCGGGATCAGCCGCTACGGCTCGGACGTCTGGACCAACCCGCCGCTCTTCGACACGAGCTGGTGCGGAGGGGCGCCTCCGGAAAAGTTCTTTCAGTCCGATCCGTTCATCCAAAAGTGGGGCCAGAACTGGGGAATTCCTCTCTACGTCTGGGAGAGGCACGAAGCGGAGAACTTCGCTTGGTGGAGGCATCGGATTGCGCGGACGCTGGAGATCTTTCACGGCTTCCGCATCGACCATGTGCTCGGATTTTTCCGGATCTACGCCTTTCCGTGGAAACCGGAGGAAAACGCGGACTTTCTCCCGCTCACCCCGGAAGAGGCCCGGACGCGGACCGGCGGGCGGTTGCCGCATTTCATCCCGGCATCCGACGAGAACCCCGAGGATGCCGCCCGCAACGAGGCGCGCGGGGTCTGGCTGCTGAGCCGGCTCCTCAGCGAGACCGGGGATGCCGCGGTGGTGGCGGAGGACCTCGGGTTCGTTCCTCCGTACGTGCGCCCGGCCTTGAGCAAGCTTGGCCTTCCCGGCTTCAAGATTCCCATGTTCGAACGGGCCGCCGACCAGTCCTACTTGCCCGCTTCCTCCTATCCCCACCTGAGCGTCGCGACCTACGCGACCCACGACCACCCGCCGATCGCCTGCCTTTATCGAGACCTGCTCGAGCGCTGGCAGGGCCCGGACGGCCATGACGCCTGGCTCGAGCTGCAACGGCTCATGCGCTTCCTCTCTTGGAATCCGGAAACCCCTCCGCGGGAGTTTTCCCGGGATCTCCACCTGCGCATGCTCCAGGTCCTGCTGGAGGCGCCGAGCTGGATGGCATCGATCTTGGTCAGCGATCTCCTCGGCATCGAAACCCGCTTCAACCAGCCCGGCGCCGATCGCAACTGGATCGCCCGCCTTCCGCTCTCCCTGGCGGATTGTCGGAGCCGATCTCCGTTCGCCGAGCTGCTCTCCTCGATCCGCTCCCTGTTGGCTGCCAGCGGGCGCCTGCCCGGCCGGTCGAGCGGCTAA
- a CDS encoding OmpA family protein: MPESTLDSRERRGKIALAALLLSLFVHAAVLGVVGPLPVRGRMVLASQVKEMSRTFHLRRAELPSSLFQARAQSSTPTTAPVPDLEVPKEVKGEEAIVQKLAQQNPVRVPLSDTIPGGAPEVAVLAPTPPSETSPYAPDLQAEVENATSRTNVGPAVLGTPSDAIVLPSGIGPDPRSGASAAGQAGTHPEEAAGGEGLPGADEIQSQFRAAGNFDPRIPQPIMVRLPSDILFDFDSYQLRPDAEPLLVQVADILKRFGRADVEIGGHTDTFGDDQYNQRLSQLRAEAVQRWFEQRLPGDHLSFHATGYGRSKPIVNPRGSIEEQAKNRRVEIVIRALSQ, translated from the coding sequence ATGCCTGAATCCACTCTCGACTCCCGGGAGCGGCGGGGGAAGATCGCCCTCGCCGCGCTTCTCCTTTCCCTGTTCGTTCATGCCGCCGTCCTGGGTGTCGTGGGTCCGCTTCCGGTGAGGGGGCGGATGGTGCTCGCCTCCCAAGTCAAAGAGATGTCGCGCACCTTCCATCTGCGCCGGGCGGAGTTGCCGAGCTCCCTTTTCCAGGCGCGTGCCCAATCGAGCACGCCCACGACGGCTCCGGTCCCCGACTTGGAGGTTCCCAAGGAGGTCAAGGGGGAGGAAGCTATCGTGCAAAAGCTGGCCCAGCAAAATCCGGTCCGGGTGCCGCTCTCCGACACGATTCCCGGAGGGGCTCCCGAGGTGGCGGTACTGGCTCCGACCCCGCCGAGCGAGACGAGCCCTTATGCGCCGGACCTGCAGGCGGAGGTGGAAAATGCGACCTCGCGGACCAACGTCGGTCCTGCGGTCCTGGGCACGCCGAGCGACGCCATTGTGCTCCCTTCGGGGATCGGGCCGGATCCGCGATCCGGCGCAAGTGCGGCGGGGCAGGCGGGCACCCATCCGGAAGAAGCCGCCGGCGGGGAGGGCCTGCCGGGAGCCGATGAGATCCAGAGCCAATTTCGCGCGGCCGGCAACTTCGATCCGCGCATTCCCCAGCCGATCATGGTGCGGCTTCCCAGCGATATCCTCTTCGATTTCGACTCCTACCAGCTCCGTCCGGACGCGGAGCCGCTTCTGGTGCAGGTAGCCGACATTTTGAAGCGCTTCGGTCGCGCCGATGTCGAAATCGGAGGCCACACCGACACGTTCGGCGATGATCAGTACAACCAGAGATTGAGCCAGCTTCGGGCCGAAGCCGTCCAGCGCTGGTTCGAGCAGCGCCTACCGGGAGACCATCTCTCCTTCCATGCTACCGGCTACGGACGCAGCAAGCCGATCGTCAATCCGCGCGGATCGATCGAGGAGCAGGCAAAGAACCGGCGGGTCGAAATCGTGATCCGCGCCCTCTCTCAGTAA
- a CDS encoding nucleoside monophosphate kinase produces the protein MKFRSLLLLGAPGSGKGTQGQILARIPGFVHVSSGDLFRSLDPHSEPGRLFRAYSDRGQLVPDDLTIRIWQDHVEWLVASGRFRPSADFLVLDGIPRNVNQLARLSSLIDIIHVFHLSCPNREILVQRVAGRARQANRADDLDPKVILERIAVYETETRPLLEKIPPDRIHDINADQLPYQVLRQILIHLP, from the coding sequence ATGAAATTTCGTTCTCTGCTCCTCCTGGGAGCTCCCGGTTCCGGCAAAGGGACACAAGGTCAGATCCTCGCGAGAATCCCCGGCTTCGTTCACGTATCCTCCGGCGATCTCTTCCGATCCCTCGATCCGCATTCGGAGCCCGGCAGGCTCTTTCGCGCGTATTCCGATCGCGGGCAGCTCGTTCCCGACGACTTGACGATCCGCATCTGGCAGGACCATGTCGAATGGCTGGTCGCCTCCGGCCGTTTCCGTCCCTCGGCGGATTTCCTCGTCCTCGACGGCATCCCCCGCAACGTGAACCAGCTCGCGAGGCTTTCCTCCCTGATCGACATCATCCACGTCTTCCATCTCAGCTGTCCGAATCGGGAAATCCTGGTGCAGCGCGTCGCGGGACGAGCCCGGCAGGCGAACCGGGCCGACGACCTCGATCCCAAGGTGATCTTGGAGAGGATCGCCGTCTACGAGACGGAGACGAGGCCGCTGCTGGAGAAGATCCCCCCGGACCGGATCCATGACATCAATGCCGACCAGCTGCCCTACCAGGTGCTCCGGCAGATTCTCATCCATTTGCCGTAG